In the genome of Physeter macrocephalus isolate SW-GA chromosome 20, ASM283717v5, whole genome shotgun sequence, one region contains:
- the DUSP4 gene encoding dual specificity protein phosphatase 4 has translation MSMEQLFMGPCDWHLFCCRDPEGPDAVLAEGSLRISGRKVSVAIMSGPTAPPSGKCRYSQPQLPNSSPPSGGYERFSSEYPEFCSKTKALATIPPAVPPSTAESLDLGCSSCGTPLHDQGGPVEILPFLYLGSAYHAARRDMLDALGITALLNVSSDCPNHFEGHYQYKCIPVEDNHKADISSWFMEAIEYIDAVKDCRGRVLVHCQAGISRSATICLAYLMMKKRVRLEEAFEFVKQRRSIISPNFSFMGQLLQFESQVLATSCAVEAASPSGPLRERGKATPTPTSQFVFSFPVSVGGHPAPSSLPYLHSPITTSPSC, from the exons ATGTCCATGGAACAGCTGTTCATGGGGCCGTGCGATTGGCATCTGTTCTGTTGCCGAGATCCAGAAGGGCCG GATGCAGTCTTGGCCGAAGGTAGTCTCCGCATCTCAGGGAGAAAGGTCTCCGTAGCCATTATGTCTGGGCCCACAGCGCCACCCAGTGGCAAATGTAGGTACAGCCAGCCCCAGCTTCCCAACAGCTCTCCTCCATCAG GTGGCTATGAGAGGTTTTCCTCCGAGTACCCGGAATTCTGTTCCAAAACCAAGGCCCTGGCAACCATTCCACCTGCCGTGCCCCCAAGCACGGCCGAGTCCTTGGACCTGGGCTGCAGCTCCTGCGGCACCCCACTGCACGACCAG GGGGGTCCCGTGGAGATCCTTCCCTTCCTCTACCTCGGCAGCGCCTATCATGCAGCCCGGCGAGACATGCTGGACGCCCTGGGGATCACAGCCTTGTTGAATGTCTCCTCTGACTGCCCGAACCACTTTGAAGGACACTATCAGTACAAGTGCATCCCGGTGGAGGACAACCACAAGGCCGACATCAGCTCCTGGTTCATGGAGGCCATCGAGTACATCG ATGCGGTGAAGGACTGCCGCGGGCGCGTGCTGGTGCACTGCCAGGCCGGCATCTCGCGCTCGGCCACCATCTGCCTGGCCTACCTGATGATGAAGAAGCGCGTGAGGCTCGAGGAGGCCTTCGAGTTCGTGAAGCAGCGGCGGAGCATCATCTCGCCCAACTTCAGCTTCATGGGGCAGCTGCTGCAGTTCGAGTCGCAGGTGCTGGCCACGTCCTGCGCGGTGGAGGCCGCCAGCCCGTCGGGGCCGCTGCGCGAGCGGGGCAAGGCCACTCCCACCCCTACGTCGCAGTTCGTCTTCAGCTTCCCGGTCTCCGTCGGGGGGCACCCGGCGCCCAGCAGCCTGCCCTATCTGCACAGCCCCATCACCACCTCCCCCAGCTGTTAG